The Neoarius graeffei isolate fNeoGra1 chromosome 10, fNeoGra1.pri, whole genome shotgun sequence genome has a segment encoding these proteins:
- the LOC132892702 gene encoding izumo sperm-egg fusion protein 1 yields the protein MRIQGAKVVRHTSSTSLIMLRYDVMEKLQMTPGRFSVCWLILVCVIPGVMLCLQCDLAIRHMHEDFISTKHDMTVQEQMDLKKIVSNAYITYQDTSMQLSGVIDLTTLYRAQTEYESEFRRHWQEPSIGAIQWDMINILNKGQRILKKHLEVFVAEGLCPNKCGLLFQSVMNCSSCQYGLRICQSDTPPKDCGEHHLLVNEGEQAVLDCFLPWHHLVVGHAEYHYSWKRGATHFSAEDGFEVLVVTKDSKIVLNQLSVSEQGVYRCFLLDQHDITLSRTHFILTVTPMPTLPPRQIATLPSLRHVDVSHVQLHADTLIITLALLTALSMSGSLVIILYIGMTVRRQTKAKVEEEE from the exons atgag AATTCAAGGAGCAAAAGTAGTGAGACACACATCATCAACGTCATTGATAATGCTACGTTACGACGTCATGGAAAAGCTCCAAATGACCCCCGGACGTTTTTCTGTCTGTTGGCTCATCCTGGTGTGTGTCATCCCCGGTGTGATGTTGTGTCTACAGTGTGACCTTGCCATCCGCCACATGCACGAAGacttcatttccacaaaacaCGATATGACTGTCCAAGAGCAGATGGATCTGAAGAAGATTGTCAGTAATGCCTACATCACCTACCAGGATACCAGCATGCAGCTCTCTGGTGTCATCG ATCTTACTACTTTGTACCGAGCACAAACTGAGTATGAGAGCGAGTTCAGAAGGCACTGGCAGGAACCGAGCATTG GTGCTATCCAGTGGGATATGATAAATATCCTGAATAAAGGGCAAAGGATCCTGAAGAAGCATCTAGAAGTTTTTGTTGCAGAAG GACTGTGTCCAAATAAATGCG gttTATTGTTTCAGAGTGTAATGAATTGCTCTTCCTGCCAGTATGGGCTGCGTATATGTCAATCTGATACACCCCCGAAGGACTGCggag agcatCACTTGTTAGTGAATGAGGGCGAGCAGGCAGTATTGGATTGTTTTCTCCCGTGGCACCATTTGGTAGTAGGACATGCTGAGTATCATTACTCTTGGAAACGAGGagccacacat TTTTCAGCTGAGGATGGGTTCGAAGTTCTGGTGGTGACGAAGGACTCCAAAATCGTCCTGAACCAGCTGAGTGTGAGTGAACAGGGAGTGTATCGCTGCTTCCTGCTGGATCAACACGACATTACACTCTCACGCACACACTTCATCCTGACTG TCACCCCCATGCCCACTTTGCCACCAAGACAGATTGCAACACTCCCTTCCCTCCGTCATGTTGATGTGAGTCATGTCCAGCTTCATGCAGACACTCTGATCATCACTCTCGCTCTTCTCACGGCTCTGAGCATGTCAGGCAGCCTGGTCATCATCCTGTACATCGG GATGACGGTGAGACGGCAGACGAAAGCCAAAGTGGAGGAAGAAGAATAG